From Triticum urartu cultivar G1812 chromosome 2, Tu2.1, whole genome shotgun sequence, a single genomic window includes:
- the LOC125538428 gene encoding uncharacterized protein LOC125538428 isoform X1, producing MAPGAARSTPPPSPAPDPRREGSPLHRAASVATTSTRGSRASCLLCRLRVVVPPPGCGAHRSPSRHPPLRRQERCVLLTMLAHHAAQMSDPSRWTRYSLAPDVFGFLQFCWLLGGDEAVRLFGMRQLGKKEVE from the exons ATGGCGCCCGGTGCGGCGAGGTCGACGCCGCCTCCCTCTCCAGCACCAGACCCCAGGAGGGAAGGGAGCCCCCTTCATCGTGCTGCGAGCGTGGCGACCACAAGCACTAGAGGAAGCCGTGCTTCTTGCCTCCTCTGTCGTCTCAGGGTCGTCGTCCCACCACCAGGCTGTGGCGCGCACAGATCCCCATCACGGCATCCTCCACTCCGACGGCAGGAGCGGTGCGTGCTCCTCACTATGCTGGCACACCACGCTGCTCAGATGTCAGATCCGTCACGGTGGACTCGATACAG CCTTGCTCCAGATGTTTTTGGTTTCTTACAATTTTGTTGGCTGCTCGGAGGGGACGAGGCTGTTAGACTTTTTGGTATGA GGCAACTGGGCAAGAAGGAAGTAGAATGA
- the LOC125538428 gene encoding uncharacterized protein LOC125538428 isoform X2 — translation MAPGAARSTPPPSPAPDPRREGSPLHRAASVATTSTRGSRASCLLCRLRVVVPPPGCGAHRSPSRHPPLRRQERCVLLTMLAHHAAQMSDPSRWTRYSLAPDVFGFLQFCWLLGGDEAVRLFGQLGKKEVE, via the exons ATGGCGCCCGGTGCGGCGAGGTCGACGCCGCCTCCCTCTCCAGCACCAGACCCCAGGAGGGAAGGGAGCCCCCTTCATCGTGCTGCGAGCGTGGCGACCACAAGCACTAGAGGAAGCCGTGCTTCTTGCCTCCTCTGTCGTCTCAGGGTCGTCGTCCCACCACCAGGCTGTGGCGCGCACAGATCCCCATCACGGCATCCTCCACTCCGACGGCAGGAGCGGTGCGTGCTCCTCACTATGCTGGCACACCACGCTGCTCAGATGTCAGATCCGTCACGGTGGACTCGATACAG CCTTGCTCCAGATGTTTTTGGTTTCTTACAATTTTGTTGGCTGCTCGGAGGGGACGAGGCTGTTAGACTTTTTG GGCAACTGGGCAAGAAGGAAGTAGAATGA